In Bdellovibrio sp. GT3, one genomic interval encodes:
- a CDS encoding lipase family alpha/beta hydrolase — protein sequence MKTSLSVPLSVLVSTLSIFQGSPAQAQGIVRYNAKDERKLLGPRYQGRLVPMASLNQLADDNSEPMILIHGRSGSVNNFTQLLSSTPRMTEYRLFYFAYDDLHRSLKRSAQDLALSILKLRTSRVTLLAHSMGGLIAREALNYLAKNGFAENTPSIRVISIDSPWQGGTSAGCTHKGTSVDRMVEYFLPAALTDMRSCSDFFQNLYNVSLPEKFSIELYFAQHGAQALDHTEAPLNRLPAKIANLFTDGTPMTGTLYEMNFWNAMSTSSQYPAFVNELSAIHEHSKIAARDVKSLLEKHFPRFPGDHSSVMMSHPSKDLDLPKYLQSIL from the coding sequence ATGAAAACAAGTTTATCGGTGCCACTTTCAGTACTAGTTTCCACTCTTAGCATTTTTCAAGGCTCCCCGGCTCAAGCACAAGGGATCGTTCGCTATAACGCGAAAGATGAAAGAAAGCTATTAGGACCCCGCTATCAAGGTCGCCTGGTTCCCATGGCAAGTCTGAATCAATTGGCCGACGATAACAGCGAACCCATGATTTTGATTCATGGCCGTTCCGGCTCCGTAAATAATTTCACTCAGTTGCTATCGAGTACTCCGCGCATGACGGAGTACCGACTCTTCTATTTTGCCTATGATGATCTTCACCGTTCACTAAAACGTTCAGCTCAGGATCTAGCGCTTAGTATTTTGAAGCTTCGTACGTCCCGTGTGACGTTGCTCGCTCATAGCATGGGTGGATTGATTGCCCGTGAAGCGTTGAACTATCTGGCTAAGAATGGCTTTGCCGAAAACACACCTTCGATCCGCGTGATCAGCATAGATTCCCCTTGGCAGGGTGGCACCTCCGCCGGATGCACGCACAAAGGGACCAGTGTGGACCGCATGGTTGAATATTTTCTGCCAGCGGCTTTGACAGATATGCGCTCTTGTTCAGACTTCTTTCAGAATCTCTACAACGTAAGTTTGCCGGAAAAGTTCAGCATTGAGCTTTATTTTGCTCAACATGGTGCTCAGGCACTGGATCACACCGAAGCACCACTGAATCGCCTGCCGGCAAAAATTGCAAACCTGTTTACGGATGGCACACCGATGACCGGAACACTTTACGAGATGAATTTTTGGAATGCGATGTCGACGTCATCTCAATATCCGGCTTTTGTGAATGAGTTGTCGGCAATCCATGAACATTCAAAAATAGCGGCTCGGGACGTTAAGAGCCTTCTTGAAAAACATTTCCCTCGCTTCCCCGGAGATCACTCTTCAGTCATGATGTCTCACCCCAGCAAAGACCTGGATTTACCCAAGTATCTGCAAAGCATACTTTAG
- a CDS encoding TCR/Tet family MFS transporter, whose product MKKSSSASVRFIFATIFLDALGIGVLIPVFPDVIRRFGHDPSFVNHYFGYFISVYALMQFLASPVLGSLSDRFGRRPVLLVSLLGAGLDYLLMAFAPTLGILFAGRIISGLTGASMTVASSYMADISDDTNRSANFGMIGAAFGLGFIVGPALGGMLGHYGYQAPFIAAAVFNLLNFAFGYFILPESLDEAHRRKIEWRRLNPFQSLFKVLFKPGMRLLVWIYFLLYLAGHSHPSIWTLFTQYKFNWSTFEVGLSLSFIGVSIAFVQGYLTRVLVPRWGELKTLNVGMMFCVLAYVGYATVTQGWMLYAVMAITCMNGLTGPASMSLISKDTPPQEQGELQGTLISIASITSIIGPLIYTDIFARFTAESAPVKFPGSAYMLAAVISIVAWGLFALYPKSHKVKT is encoded by the coding sequence ATGAAGAAAAGTTCATCTGCCAGTGTCCGTTTTATTTTCGCAACAATTTTTCTGGACGCTCTGGGAATTGGAGTTTTGATTCCAGTTTTTCCGGATGTGATACGTCGCTTTGGTCATGATCCTTCCTTCGTTAATCATTATTTTGGTTACTTCATTTCCGTCTATGCTTTGATGCAGTTTCTTGCTTCACCTGTGCTGGGTTCATTGTCAGATCGATTTGGGCGCAGACCCGTTCTTTTGGTTTCTTTGCTGGGTGCGGGCTTGGACTATTTGCTGATGGCCTTTGCACCCACGTTGGGAATCCTGTTTGCCGGTCGAATTATTTCCGGATTGACTGGCGCAAGCATGACGGTGGCAAGTTCCTATATGGCCGACATCTCAGATGATACGAATCGTTCTGCTAACTTCGGCATGATTGGAGCAGCCTTTGGGTTGGGGTTCATCGTGGGACCTGCATTGGGTGGCATGTTGGGACATTACGGATATCAAGCGCCGTTTATTGCGGCGGCCGTCTTTAATCTACTGAACTTCGCATTTGGCTACTTTATATTGCCCGAGTCCCTGGATGAGGCTCATCGCCGAAAGATCGAATGGCGCCGCTTGAATCCATTTCAATCCTTGTTCAAGGTCTTGTTCAAACCAGGAATGAGATTGTTGGTTTGGATCTATTTCCTGCTTTATCTGGCGGGTCATTCCCATCCAAGTATCTGGACTTTGTTCACTCAATACAAATTCAACTGGTCGACTTTTGAAGTGGGGTTGTCACTTTCCTTTATTGGAGTATCCATTGCCTTTGTTCAAGGGTATCTGACTCGAGTCTTGGTCCCACGATGGGGGGAATTGAAGACTTTAAATGTTGGGATGATGTTTTGCGTTCTGGCTTACGTGGGCTACGCAACAGTGACTCAGGGATGGATGCTTTATGCGGTGATGGCGATCACCTGCATGAATGGGCTTACGGGGCCTGCATCAATGTCTTTGATCTCGAAGGACACTCCTCCCCAAGAGCAGGGTGAACTGCAGGGCACATTGATTTCCATTGCCAGCATTACTTCGATCATCGGCCCCTTGATCTATACCGATATTTTTGCACGTTTCACCGCTGAGTCAGCGCCAGTGAAATTTCCCGGAAGTGCCTACATGTTGGCTGCAGTCATCAGTATTGTAGCTTGGGGTTTGTTTGCGCTTTATCCCAAGTCTCACAAGGTAAAGACCTAA
- the trhA gene encoding PAQR family membrane homeostasis protein TrhA, whose translation MYQGERFNSISHLVGAVLAVAGASVLVTLASVQGDVIKIVSASVYGGMLVLLYTISTLYHSIQGRAKKILQKLDHMAIYLLIAGTYTPFTLITLHGPWGWWLFGINWTLAVIGIVFELTLSHRTRIPSMVIYVVMGWLIVFAMKPLTENLDPRGVALLATGGLLYTGGIAFFLFDEKVKHFHGIWHLFVMAGSISQYFCILYYLI comes from the coding sequence ATCTATCAAGGCGAGCGATTCAATAGCATTAGCCACTTGGTGGGCGCCGTTCTGGCGGTCGCGGGCGCCTCTGTCCTTGTCACTCTGGCCAGCGTGCAAGGAGACGTCATAAAAATCGTCTCTGCCAGCGTCTATGGCGGGATGCTTGTCTTGCTGTATACAATATCAACTCTCTATCACAGCATTCAGGGCCGGGCGAAAAAGATTCTCCAAAAACTCGATCATATGGCGATCTATCTTTTGATCGCGGGTACCTACACTCCATTCACTTTGATCACATTGCATGGTCCTTGGGGATGGTGGTTGTTCGGCATCAATTGGACACTGGCAGTGATCGGAATTGTTTTTGAACTGACTCTGTCGCACCGAACACGAATTCCTTCGATGGTGATTTATGTCGTGATGGGATGGCTTATTGTATTTGCCATGAAACCCCTCACTGAAAATCTGGATCCTCGCGGTGTCGCGCTGTTAGCCACTGGTGGACTTTTATATACCGGCGGTATTGCCTTCTTTTTATTTGATGAGAAGGTGAAACACTTCCATGGTATCTGGCATTTGTTTGTTATGGCAGGCAGCATCAGTCAGTATTTCTGCATTCTTTATTATCTGATTTAG
- a CDS encoding NUDIX hydrolase, protein MNKELSRLFENQNPLDLSQALQHYACVSIILRGALDDLQIGFIQRAIHPDDRWSGQIAFPGGKKEEWDRSALHTAIRETQEEVGIILTQEEVIGQLDDVQARKAGTMLDFFIRPYVFYIDKDFDIHLDPNEVADFFWTPLKHLISPERATTHGFIRDQISVELPAIALDRDVPLWGLSYMITQNLLKQLKPRISN, encoded by the coding sequence GTGAATAAGGAACTCTCAAGACTTTTTGAAAATCAGAATCCCCTGGATTTGTCGCAGGCATTGCAACACTATGCCTGTGTTTCAATTATTCTGCGTGGAGCCTTGGATGATTTGCAAATTGGCTTCATTCAACGCGCCATTCACCCCGATGATCGCTGGTCAGGACAAATTGCTTTTCCCGGAGGCAAAAAAGAAGAATGGGACCGTTCCGCCCTGCATACCGCAATTCGCGAAACGCAGGAAGAAGTGGGTATCATTTTGACTCAGGAAGAAGTCATCGGCCAGCTGGATGACGTCCAAGCCCGAAAAGCCGGCACTATGCTGGATTTCTTTATTCGTCCCTACGTTTTCTATATTGATAAAGATTTTGATATCCATTTGGATCCCAACGAAGTTGCTGATTTCTTCTGGACACCCCTGAAACATCTTATCAGCCCCGAACGTGCGACCACTCATGGGTTCATTCGCGACCAAATCAGCGTCGAACTTCCAGCCATTGCACTGGATCGGGATGTCCCGCTTTGGGGATTGTCGTACATGATCACACAGAATCTGCTGAAGCAGCTAAAACCTCGCATCTCAAACTGA
- a CDS encoding phosphodiesterase, producing MKTSRRGFLQLSASSIIGYSALSSPLFSGIAEAASGFSGNIPICQHMTNSHSTQITVLTDGYNPYAYRVFDSQGRPVAVQIWDHEIRKCYHQGIDKLHITGMDPKLSYYLQVIDKNRGNVLDERKFKSLKLSSRSNLRFALVSCASDFFKTHARVMWDNLFAQKPDFIFLVGDAVYADFGCPTTEDNIWIRFCETRSRLRHFRQPSLIPTLAVWDDHDYGRNNMYKTFKYKVSSKRTFDLFFGSRSTDGFKRTMGVGSQLTAFGHKFFFMDDRYYRDEAQCGGMMWGSEQQEQFLENICDNSKPTWIFNGSQFFTGYHKQESFAKDYGKNFVDLLAKLRKCDAPVAFGSGDVHFSEVTSVDPKYLGYRTYEYTSSAIHSINFPVKLILKNPRRERFAWHHNFVIIDSQASKGALKVNAMAINARNRIEFTHQATIKRS from the coding sequence ATGAAAACCTCTCGAAGAGGTTTCCTTCAATTATCGGCCAGTTCGATTATAGGCTACTCTGCGCTCAGTTCCCCCCTTTTTTCCGGGATTGCCGAGGCGGCAAGTGGATTCTCCGGGAATATTCCAATCTGTCAGCACATGACAAACTCCCACTCTACACAAATCACCGTTTTGACGGACGGTTACAATCCCTATGCCTACCGGGTTTTCGACTCCCAGGGGCGTCCGGTCGCTGTGCAAATCTGGGATCATGAAATCCGCAAATGCTATCACCAGGGTATCGATAAACTTCACATCACCGGCATGGATCCAAAGCTCTCCTACTATCTGCAGGTGATTGACAAGAATCGGGGGAATGTTTTGGATGAGAGGAAGTTTAAAAGCCTTAAGCTCTCTTCCCGATCCAACCTGCGATTTGCTTTGGTCAGTTGTGCCAGTGATTTTTTTAAAACCCATGCCCGGGTCATGTGGGACAATCTTTTCGCGCAAAAACCTGACTTCATTTTTTTAGTCGGCGATGCCGTTTACGCGGATTTTGGATGTCCCACCACGGAAGACAATATTTGGATTCGTTTTTGCGAAACACGCTCGCGGCTGCGCCATTTCCGTCAGCCCTCTTTGATTCCCACTTTGGCTGTTTGGGATGACCATGATTATGGGCGCAACAACATGTACAAAACTTTCAAATACAAAGTCAGCTCCAAGCGCACCTTTGATCTATTTTTTGGCAGCCGCAGTACGGATGGATTTAAACGCACCATGGGGGTCGGATCACAGCTGACAGCCTTCGGTCACAAATTCTTTTTCATGGATGACCGGTATTATCGTGACGAGGCCCAATGCGGCGGCATGATGTGGGGAAGCGAACAGCAGGAGCAGTTCCTGGAGAATATCTGCGACAACTCCAAACCCACCTGGATTTTCAACGGCAGTCAGTTTTTCACCGGCTACCATAAACAGGAATCCTTCGCCAAAGATTACGGCAAAAACTTTGTGGATCTGTTGGCAAAACTGCGCAAATGTGACGCTCCTGTGGCTTTCGGATCGGGCGATGTTCATTTCAGTGAAGTGACCAGTGTGGATCCGAAATATCTGGGCTACCGAACCTACGAGTACACTTCCAGCGCCATCCACTCGATTAATTTTCCGGTGAAGCTGATTTTAAAAAATCCCCGACGCGAAAGATTTGCCTGGCACCACAACTTTGTAATCATCGACAGCCAAGCAAGCAAGGGCGCATTGAAAGTCAACGCCATGGCCATCAATGCACGAAACAGAATCGAATTCACTCACCAGGCAACGATCAAACGTTCCTGA
- a CDS encoding NAD(P)H-hydrate dehydratase, with protein sequence MKTSTSSVRILRKQEAANLLPPVSVSDNKSSRGKSLILAGSSDYPGAGVLAAKAALRMGSGYAIVGQRNIDLSAWDHPDVIPRDLATIPWQDIEFDAVLLGPGFGVNDFTSEIIHGLISKEKKVILDADALTVVAQEKIFPLPPEWIATPHAGELSRLLDWSSDKINKNRVAAVITAQKKLGCVVLLKGHRTLVASANSLSTIATGNSALAKSGTGDVLAGVMVALLAQKMNPAEAALLAAYIHGATANMWVQKGKDPLSMMASDVIDLIPKVLFHLRKIRNV encoded by the coding sequence ATGAAAACCTCCACAAGTTCCGTCAGAATTTTGCGAAAACAGGAAGCCGCGAATCTTTTACCTCCTGTTTCCGTTTCAGATAATAAGAGCAGTCGGGGAAAGAGTCTGATCCTGGCGGGCAGCTCCGATTATCCGGGGGCGGGTGTGCTGGCGGCAAAGGCGGCCCTGCGAATGGGAAGCGGTTATGCAATTGTGGGTCAACGCAATATTGATCTGTCAGCTTGGGACCATCCCGATGTTATTCCGCGGGATCTTGCCACAATTCCTTGGCAGGATATTGAATTCGACGCCGTTTTACTTGGGCCCGGATTCGGCGTGAATGACTTCACCTCCGAAATTATCCACGGACTTATCTCCAAAGAGAAAAAGGTTATTTTGGATGCCGATGCATTGACCGTCGTGGCCCAGGAGAAAATATTTCCGCTACCTCCGGAGTGGATAGCGACCCCTCATGCAGGGGAGCTTTCGCGTCTTTTGGATTGGAGCAGCGACAAGATCAATAAAAATCGAGTGGCCGCAGTAATCACCGCGCAAAAGAAATTGGGATGTGTTGTTTTACTTAAAGGTCATCGCACTTTGGTCGCTTCGGCCAACAGCTTATCGACAATTGCCACGGGAAACTCTGCCTTGGCTAAATCTGGAACCGGGGATGTTTTGGCGGGAGTGATGGTGGCCTTGCTTGCACAGAAAATGAACCCCGCCGAGGCGGCATTGCTTGCAGCTTACATTCATGGTGCCACCGCCAACATGTGGGTGCAGAAGGGAAAAGATCCTCTTTCCATGATGGCATCCGATGTGATTGATCTTATTCCTAAAGTTCTTTTTCATCTTAGAAAAATCAGGAACGTTTGA
- the map gene encoding type I methionyl aminopeptidase: MIVKTEADLEGLKKIGKIVANCLQYMSKKMEPGMTTKELDNIGGKFLEKHGARSGPMLVYNFPGYNCISLNHEAAHGVPSDKIIQAGDLINIDVSAELNGYFADNGSSFTVPPGRPQDERLLKATKLALENAIAGIKAGIKLNEIGRRVEQIADEYGYSIIENLGSHGVGKSLHENPKFIPSYYDGNDDRRLKEGHVITIEPFLSTGAHFVDEVEGDKWTLVTAPEHRTAQFEHTMVVLKDRALILTIPDPV; the protein is encoded by the coding sequence ATGATCGTAAAGACTGAAGCAGATTTGGAAGGGCTTAAAAAGATTGGCAAGATCGTTGCCAATTGCCTGCAATATATGTCCAAGAAAATGGAACCCGGTATGACAACCAAAGAGTTGGACAACATCGGGGGCAAATTCCTGGAAAAGCATGGCGCACGCTCCGGCCCCATGCTGGTTTACAATTTTCCCGGCTACAACTGCATCAGCCTTAACCATGAAGCGGCACACGGAGTGCCGTCAGACAAAATCATTCAAGCCGGTGACCTGATCAATATCGACGTCTCTGCGGAACTAAACGGATACTTTGCTGACAATGGTAGCTCCTTTACGGTTCCACCGGGACGCCCTCAGGATGAGCGTCTTTTAAAAGCGACCAAACTGGCTTTGGAAAATGCCATTGCTGGCATTAAAGCTGGCATCAAGCTGAATGAAATCGGCCGCCGGGTGGAGCAAATTGCAGACGAATACGGGTACTCCATTATCGAGAACCTGGGAAGTCATGGTGTCGGCAAATCACTGCATGAAAATCCAAAATTTATTCCCAGCTACTATGATGGCAATGACGACCGCCGCTTAAAAGAAGGCCACGTGATCACTATCGAGCCATTCCTTTCCACAGGAGCCCACTTCGTCGACGAGGTGGAAGGCGACAAATGGACTTTGGTGACTGCGCCTGAACATCGCACTGCACAGTTCGAACATACAATGGTGGTTCTTAAGGACCGCGCTCTGATTTTAACAATTCCAGACCCTGTTTAA
- a CDS encoding TolC family protein, translating to MKILNIAIALTTMLGISVFANTEGQSLTLAESLNIANSTSPQVKIAEAAKDEASWKKTEAYSLFLPRVTLGGSHLFDEKFMLQRVTLGGPPTTIEMIQPYTIWSARAEWMFFDGLANWDRFRSMSHGTDAADKEADWARFQLSQDTKLKFYKAIAAVELEKVSFQNVRTLEDHLSRARAFQKSGTGTKFDVLRVEVQLGEALSETLNAQDNTVLSRQNLLVGLGVEDTGQSLQGDLPVPDAQRVANLQKPQKIERLDYQAIQDRELAAHKAWLAAYKHWIPKFSLFGQADYYNNISKGLRDQDFNNAYSWGVNMTWSIFDGFASSSQSAQADARQVQAQQRTLQAKLKTGFDFDFWKRRYLYSAALYKAKTIDVEKAKESVRLATQSFKAGTRTSSERLDAELDLFRARAGLVNAQVNAAEAQVNLELSVGKEL from the coding sequence ATGAAAATTTTAAACATCGCCATCGCTCTAACAACCATGCTTGGTATCTCTGTATTCGCGAATACAGAAGGGCAGAGCCTGACTCTTGCGGAGTCCTTAAATATTGCGAATAGCACCTCGCCACAAGTGAAGATCGCCGAGGCTGCGAAAGACGAGGCCAGTTGGAAGAAAACCGAGGCTTACTCCTTATTCCTGCCACGTGTGACTCTTGGGGGAAGTCATCTCTTCGATGAGAAGTTCATGCTGCAAAGAGTGACCTTGGGTGGGCCTCCGACAACCATCGAAATGATTCAACCCTATACGATATGGTCAGCCCGGGCCGAGTGGATGTTCTTTGATGGTCTTGCGAATTGGGATCGTTTTCGCTCCATGAGCCATGGTACCGACGCCGCTGACAAGGAAGCTGATTGGGCGCGATTCCAATTAAGTCAGGATACGAAGTTGAAATTTTATAAGGCGATCGCAGCCGTTGAACTTGAGAAGGTGTCTTTTCAGAATGTCAGAACATTGGAGGACCACTTATCACGGGCCCGTGCATTTCAAAAAAGCGGCACCGGCACCAAGTTTGATGTCCTGCGAGTGGAAGTTCAGCTGGGGGAAGCCCTCTCTGAAACTTTAAATGCCCAGGACAACACTGTTTTGTCCCGTCAGAATCTACTGGTGGGATTGGGAGTGGAGGACACGGGGCAATCTCTGCAAGGGGATCTGCCGGTTCCTGATGCGCAAAGAGTGGCGAATTTGCAGAAACCGCAAAAAATTGAGCGACTGGATTATCAAGCGATTCAAGATCGCGAACTTGCAGCTCACAAAGCGTGGCTGGCGGCTTATAAGCACTGGATACCAAAATTCTCCCTGTTTGGTCAGGCAGACTACTATAACAACATCAGCAAAGGATTGCGTGATCAGGACTTTAATAACGCTTATTCCTGGGGTGTGAATATGACGTGGTCTATTTTCGATGGCTTTGCCTCTTCATCCCAATCCGCGCAGGCAGACGCCCGACAAGTGCAAGCCCAGCAAAGAACGTTGCAGGCAAAGCTTAAGACCGGATTTGATTTTGATTTTTGGAAGCGTCGATATTTATATTCGGCCGCTTTGTATAAAGCGAAAACGATCGACGTCGAGAAAGCCAAAGAGAGTGTTCGCCTGGCGACTCAGTCGTTCAAAGCTGGAACGCGAACAAGTTCAGAGAGATTGGATGCGGAACTTGATTTATTCAGGGCCCGTGCTGGATTGGTCAATGCGCAAGTGAATGCGGCCGAAGCTCAGGTGAATTTGGAGCTGTCTGTTGGGAAAGAACTCTGA
- a CDS encoding MarR family winged helix-turn-helix transcriptional regulator, producing the protein MAKLFLQTLPTQEELQQNAAELCPNVDPNALYTHLLFRKISTDLESKFDNFFAKWNLSPGRFTLLIMLRKAPGGLMPSEIAQKVGVTQATISGLINSLEKAELVKRTTHEKDGRSFVIQLTDKGYALIEEVSPLWFTNIGNFFGQFNEEDQKLLNGLLIRMSENTNLLNMK; encoded by the coding sequence ATGGCAAAACTATTTCTCCAAACACTTCCGACACAAGAAGAATTGCAGCAAAATGCCGCCGAGCTTTGCCCTAATGTTGATCCGAATGCGTTATACACACACTTGTTGTTCAGAAAAATATCCACTGATTTGGAATCCAAATTCGATAACTTTTTCGCGAAATGGAATCTATCGCCCGGTCGCTTCACTCTTTTGATCATGCTTCGCAAAGCTCCAGGTGGTTTGATGCCTTCAGAAATTGCGCAAAAAGTGGGTGTCACGCAAGCCACTATCTCGGGATTGATCAACAGCTTGGAAAAAGCTGAATTGGTTAAACGTACAACTCATGAAAAAGACGGTCGTTCCTTTGTTATTCAGTTAACTGACAAAGGTTATGCGTTGATCGAGGAGGTTTCTCCTCTTTGGTTCACGAACATCGGAAATTTCTTTGGTCAATTCAACGAAGAAGACCAAAAACTGTTAAATGGACTTCTGATTCGCATGTCGGAAAATACAAACCTTTTGAATATGAAATAA
- a CDS encoding SAM-dependent methyltransferase has translation MIAYLAPEKFLPELQAELKGITAVYGNLVLTNGPIQTSVWAQNIWTNVEIVSFESISQAVKELKSRGLLWALYSFDNHRRAQLIQDQLPKLRPRVMNFLSDLPTDPLGAWTLIDKNTLLISNETNSLFPLGAVAFNEDKLTPPSRAYLKLWELFTVYGVRPKKGQRVVDFGSCPGGWTWVLQQMGCDVISIDRAPLDEKIARLPRIQFMKTNAFNVKPADIGAIDWFFSDIICYPAKLLELVLEWQKSGLCENFVCTIKFQGGTDFESLKKFQALENAHVIHLHHNKHEVTVWIRKA, from the coding sequence ATGATCGCTTATCTTGCCCCGGAAAAATTTCTGCCTGAACTGCAGGCCGAGCTTAAAGGTATCACTGCAGTTTATGGCAACCTGGTTCTAACCAATGGGCCCATTCAGACATCTGTGTGGGCCCAAAATATTTGGACCAACGTGGAAATCGTTTCTTTTGAATCGATCTCCCAGGCCGTCAAAGAGCTTAAAAGCCGTGGCCTTTTGTGGGCGCTTTATTCCTTCGACAATCATCGCCGCGCTCAACTTATTCAGGATCAGCTTCCGAAACTGCGCCCGCGGGTGATGAATTTCCTTAGTGATCTCCCAACGGATCCTTTGGGGGCATGGACCCTGATTGATAAAAACACTCTGTTGATTTCCAATGAAACCAACTCCCTATTTCCTTTGGGAGCGGTGGCATTTAACGAAGACAAACTCACCCCGCCTTCCCGCGCTTATTTAAAGCTGTGGGAGCTATTCACCGTTTATGGCGTTCGCCCCAAAAAAGGTCAGCGAGTTGTCGACTTTGGCAGCTGCCCCGGAGGATGGACGTGGGTGTTGCAACAAATGGGTTGTGATGTGATTAGCATTGATCGCGCGCCCTTGGACGAAAAAATTGCGCGTCTGCCGCGCATTCAATTTATGAAAACCAATGCATTCAATGTAAAGCCCGCAGATATCGGCGCCATTGACTGGTTCTTTTCAGATATCATCTGTTATCCTGCGAAACTTCTGGAACTGGTTCTGGAGTGGCAGAAGTCAGGCCTGTGTGAAAACTTCGTCTGCACGATCAAGTTTCAGGGCGGCACTGACTTTGAATCACTTAAAAAGTTTCAGGCATTGGAAAATGCCCATGTGATTCACCTGCATCACAATAAGCACGAAGTGACGGTTTGGATTCGCAAAGCGTAG
- a CDS encoding AAA family ATPase, with translation MINELKIVNFRSITSDKVILKNNLTTVIGSNGTGKTNLILALKFIASCLSESPVRAIQRAGGLDKVFSVRERRAQKCSFQISISRDPDENLADERTPSHPFTEAVYFFELMYDESQKNLKISKEKLTFKNAPSNEGVVIFERNTIHQSTNKISGLVRKVFDENGEFPFLGIEPNSLLLSRFGHILRRDSTYPLRKAIRKVWLELASIIGYNFDPQALRKSADLLSSNELAYDGKGFAAIINRLKSSDSVVLRLRGRFEEVDGPELMTQLSDIYQDILPFLAEVNSSEAIDTTTVNLEFTEKHQVGTQKHFSSENLSDGTMKFLAIATAILMPGYSLLFIEELENYLNPKAIRRLIQLMRDTSSPNKRFILTTHSETILNLMRPSEILVSRRDEDGSTYYTQFEKLKEIDSAIDSSGMSLGTIWAKGGLDAF, from the coding sequence ATGATAAACGAACTGAAAATCGTAAACTTTAGATCGATTACCAGCGATAAAGTTATACTTAAGAATAATCTAACTACAGTTATTGGTTCCAATGGCACGGGGAAGACGAACTTAATTCTTGCATTGAAATTTATTGCTAGTTGTTTGTCAGAATCACCCGTCAGGGCAATTCAGCGCGCAGGGGGGCTTGACAAAGTCTTCTCAGTTAGAGAACGACGTGCACAAAAATGTTCGTTTCAAATTTCAATTTCACGTGATCCAGATGAGAACCTGGCCGATGAACGTACTCCATCACATCCATTCACCGAAGCAGTCTACTTTTTTGAGTTGATGTATGACGAATCTCAAAAAAATCTAAAAATTAGCAAGGAAAAACTCACTTTTAAAAACGCTCCATCAAATGAAGGCGTGGTTATTTTCGAAAGAAACACCATACACCAGTCGACTAATAAGATTAGTGGATTAGTTAGAAAAGTATTTGATGAAAACGGCGAATTTCCTTTTCTAGGCATTGAACCAAACAGCCTACTACTTTCTAGATTTGGTCATATTTTGCGTCGCGACTCAACATATCCCCTTAGAAAAGCAATTAGAAAAGTCTGGTTAGAGCTTGCCTCCATCATTGGGTACAATTTCGACCCACAGGCCTTACGCAAATCAGCTGATCTACTGTCATCAAATGAGCTAGCTTATGATGGAAAGGGATTCGCTGCTATCATTAATCGACTCAAAAGTAGTGATTCAGTAGTTCTCAGGCTCCGTGGTAGATTCGAAGAAGTCGACGGCCCCGAATTAATGACCCAGCTGTCTGACATTTATCAAGACATTCTTCCATTTCTCGCGGAAGTGAACTCCAGCGAAGCTATTGACACAACAACAGTTAATTTGGAGTTTACAGAAAAACACCAAGTTGGCACTCAAAAACACTTTAGCTCAGAGAATTTATCGGATGGAACGATGAAGTTCTTGGCTATTGCAACAGCAATTCTAATGCCTGGATACTCACTACTTTTCATTGAAGAGCTCGAGAACTATTTGAATCCAAAAGCAATCAGAAGACTAATACAGCTTATGCGTGACACATCATCACCGAACAAAAGATTTATACTAACTACACACTCAGAAACCATTTTAAATCTTATGCGCCCCTCCGAAATACTCGTAAGTAGACGGGACGAGGATGGCTCAACCTATTACACGCAATTTGAAAAACTAAAAGAAATTGATTCGGCAATCGATAGCTCCGGAATGTCTCTTGGTACAATTTGGGCTAAAGGTGGACTCGATGCCTTCTAA